In the genome of Corythoichthys intestinalis isolate RoL2023-P3 chromosome 19, ASM3026506v1, whole genome shotgun sequence, one region contains:
- the LOC130907729 gene encoding thrombomodulin-like, producing the protein MKDATVLFVAVLAVLVGGLGGTDPYGQGCIENQCFAVFSQPGDFTSAQKHCKDRNAVLATVRSSTANVLMTSIISGNISGQFWIGLHRSTNCPNQNSHLRGYEWVIKDGESDYENWVPTFDGGCSSPRCVTVSERDGFRWAQESCDARVSGFLCEYNLESGCARLEGEGDAVEYKTHVGFSGNDLLLLPSGAIATITPSGVKYICSTGIWQQGPWSCEIHDGGCEHDCAVDARHQPFCSCPLGFSVNPVNNLTCEVDLDDPCGRYGCAFACLVGSDGAPSCVCDHGFKLAPDGKSCVDFNDCSDERQCPGENFRCVNTVGGFKCECDAGFKMMGGSCVDLDECASAPCEHLCHNTHGSYKCSCYEGYKMDPQDSSKCKLHCGKQECVAECDPNDKYQCYCPDGYVAEEREDHTVCIDLDECANYFCDKGCKNTYGGFVCFCPKGFTLEKEVFCVRNEDEDEDEGSGDAATSPYPPTVTPHEVAPTRRPSAVTTGGLVAIIVCVVIVVVAMVFFCQYIMNQRGKAGGDATSKAPHGEESHSLHAWE; encoded by the coding sequence ATGAAGGATGCCACAGTGTTGTTCGTTGCTGTGCTGGCTGTGCTGGTGGGTGGGCTCGGTGGGACAGACCCATACGGCCAAGGCTGCATTGAAAACCAATGTTTCGCCGTGTTCAGCCAACCCGGTGACTTTACAAGCGCTCAGAAACATTGTAAAGACCGGAATGCGGTTTTAGCAACCGTGCGCTCGTCGACTGCAAATGTTCTGATGACATCGATCATTTCGGGAAACATATCGGGTCAATTCTGGATCGGTTTGCATCGTTCAACCAACTGCCCGAACCAAAATTCTCATCTTAGAGGCTACGAGTGGGTGATTAAAGACGGCGAAAGTGATTATGAAAACTGGGTCCCCACTTTTGATGGCGGTTGCTCCTCTCCCCGCTGCGTCACCGTCTCGGAGCGGGACGGGTTCCGGTGGGCGCAGGAGAGCTGTGACGCGCGGGTCAGCGGCTTCCTGTGCGAGTACAACTTGGAAAGCGGGTGCGCTCGTTTAGAGGGCGAGGGAGACGCCGTGGAGTACAAAACCCACGTTGGATTCAGTGGAAATGATCTTCTCCTCCTGCCTTCAGGTGCCATTGCCACGATTACGCCGAGTGGAGTCAAGTACATCTGCTCTACTGGAATTTGGCAGCAGGGTCCGTGGAGCTGCGAGATCCACGATGGAGGCTGCGAGCACGATTGCGCCGTGGATGCCCGACACCAGCCTTTTTGCTCCTGTCCGCTCGGCTTCTCCGTCAACCCCGTCAATAATCTAACATGCGAAGTGGACCTGGATGATCCGTGCGGGCGTTATGGCTGCGCGTTCGCCTGCTTAGTGGGGAGCGACGGCGCGCCCTCCTGCGTGTGCGACCACGGCTTCAAACTGGCACCAGACGGCAAGTCTTGCGTGGACTTCAACGACTGTTCGGACGAGCGTCAATGTCCCGGGGAGAATTTCCGGTGCGTCAATACAGTGGGAGGCTTTAAATGCGAATGCGATGCCGGATTCAAGATGATGGGGGGCTCGTGCGTGGATCTGGATGAATGCGCCTCCGCCCCGTGTGAGCATCTGTGCCACAACACGCACGGGAGTTACAAATGCTCCTGCTACGAGGGATATAAAATGGATCCGCAGGACTCCAGCAAGTGTAAATTGCATTGTGGCAAGCAGGAATGCGTAGCGGAGTGCGATCCAAACGACAAGTACCAATGCTATTGTCCCGATGGTTATGTTGCGGAGGAAAGGGAGGACCACACTGTTTGCATTGACTTGGACGAATGCGCCAACTATTTCTGCGATAAAGGCTGCAAGAACACTTACGGTGGCTTTGTTTGCTTCTGTCCTAAAGGATTCACCCTAGAGAAGGAGGTCTTTTGCGTCAGAAATGAGGATGAAGATGAAGATGAGGGGTCgggggatgctgcaacaagtccTTACCCTCCCACGGTAACCCCACATGAGGTGGCTCCCACCCGCCGGCCTTCAGCGGTGACAACAGGTGGACTGGTGGCCATAATAGTGTGCGTTGTCATTGTGGTTGTGGCGATGGTCTTTTTCTGCCAGTATATTATGAACCAGAGGGGGAAAGCAGGGGGAGATGCGACGTCTAAAGCCCCTCATGGAGAAGAGAGCCACAGTTTACATGCATGGGAGTGA